GGTCACGCCTTCAGGCAGGGCCGGCTCCCGACGGCGGTCACGACGAGCTTGATCGTCGAGGCCACGGTCCCAACTGCGCGGGCCTCCCTCGGGACGTGCTTCCTCCGGACGCTGCTCGCGGTCGTCACGGCGGTTGTCGCGTCTGTCATCGCGGCGGTCGTTGCCTCGTCCGCCCCGGCGGTCGTCCGGACGCGAGTCGCGGCGAGCACCATCGCGGAACGGGCGATCGTCTCTGCGGGGACCGCCGCCGAACGAACGTGCGGCAGCATCGCCACTGCGCTGGGAGCCACCGCGGTCATCCCGACGGCGGTCGCCCTGTCGTTCATCACGACGATCATCGCGCCGGCCGTAGCTGCGACCCTCACTCTGCTTCCTGAAGTCGGAGCCACCTCGCGACCCGCGGTCCTCGCGACGCTCGAATCCACGCCGCTCTCCGCCACGGTCATCACGTCGGTCATCACGTCGGTCATCGCGTCGATCTACGTCGCGACTCTGGCGTCGATCGTCCCGCTGGTATCCAGCACGCCCCTGAGCACTACGGTCATCACGACGCTCGAACCGTCCGCCGCCACCGGCACCGCCCCGGTCGTCGCGCTGGTAGCCACCTCGGCCCAGGTCGCGACGGTCATCCCGGCCGCCGTCGGAGCGACGGTCATCCCGGCGCTCGAAACGTCCGCTGTCCCCTGAGCCGCCTCGGTTTTCGCGCTGCTGGTACCCGCCGCGCGATCCGCGGTCGTCGCGGCGCTCGGATCCGGGCCGCCGGCCGCCGCGGTCATCGCGTCGATCGCCCCCACGGCTCGCGCCTCGATCGTCACGCTGATAGTCGCCGCGCCCCTGGTCACGACGGTCATCCCGGCGATCGCCGCCACGGTTGTCGCCACGGTCGTCGCGTCGAGGACCGAAACCGGAGCCACCACCAGAACCACGGGAACCGGCGCGGTTGTCATCGCGCCGTCCGCGTCCTTCCGAGCGACTGCTTTCCGCCCGATCGGATCCTCGATCGGAACCGCCGGCTCGGGACCACCGCGCCGACCGGCCTTCGCCCTGCTGGTCGTCCTTCTCGGGTCGCTCGTCAGCCACTACGTCTCCTCGGATCGAGATCATTCATCGGGTACAGGCGTGCTGATCAGTGTCCCACGCGCATACAAAAAAATTGGAGGGTCGTCCCCGACAGGTCTGTGACCCATTACGGGGACAACCCTCCAATTGAGGTGAAGTCCGGCGGTGTCCTACTCTCCCACACCCTACCGAGTGCAGTACCATCGGCGCTGAAGGGCTTAGCTTCCGGGTTCGGAATGTGACCGGGCGTTTCCCACTTCGCTATGACCGCCGTAACACTATGAAACTATGACGCCAACAGGTTTGTTGCGTGTTGTTTCAGATATCGCATAGTGGACGCTGAAGCATGAACTGCAGGAACCCTTTGTTGTGAAGGGTTTGAGTAAGTTATCGGCTTATTAGTACCGGTCAGCTACACACATTACTGTGCTTCCACGTCCGGCCTATCAACCCAGTCGTCTACTGGGAGCCTCTCACCCACAAAGGGGCATGGAAACCTCATCTTGAAGCGTGCTTCCCGCTTAGATGCTTTCAGCGGTTATCACTTCCGAACGTAGCTAATCAGCGGTGCTCCTGGCGGAACAACTGACACACCAGAGGTTCGTCCATCCCGGTCCTCTCGTACTAGGGACAGGTCTTCTCAAGTTTCCTACGCGCACAGCGGATAGGGACCGAACTGTCTCACGACGTTCTAAACCCAGCTCGCGTACCGCTTTAATGGGCGAACAGCCCAACCCTTGGGACCTACTCCAGCCCCAGGATGCGACGAGCCGACATCGAGGTGCCAAACCATGCCGTCGATATGAGCTCTTGGGCAAGATCAGCCTGTTATCCCCGGGGTACCTTTTATCCGTTGAGCGACGGCGCTTCCACAAGCCACCGCCGGGTCACTAGTCCCGACTTTCGTCTCTGCTCGACATGTCTGTCTCACAGTCAAGCTCCCTTGTGCACTTACACTCAAAACCTGATTGCCAACCAGGCTGAGGGAACCTTTGGGCGCCTCCGTTACCTTTTGGGAGGCAACCGCCCCAGTTAAACTACCCACCAGGCACTGTCCCTGATCCGGATCACGGACCGAGGTTAGGAGCCCAGAACGACCAGAGTGGTATTTCAACGTTGACTCCACACACACTGGCGTGCATGCTTCACAGTCTCCCACCTATCCTACACAAGCCGTACCGAACACCAATACCAAGCTGTAGTAAAGGTCCCGGGGTCTTTCCGTCCTGCTGCGCGTAACGAGCATCTTTACTCGTAGTGCAATTTCGCCGAGTTCGCGGTTGAGACAGTGGAGAAGTCGTTACGCCATTCGTGCAGGTCGGAACTTACCCGACAAGGAATTTCGCTACCTTAGGATGGTTATAGTTACCACCGCCGTTTACTGGCGCTTAAGTTCTCAGCTTCGCCCAAAGGCTAACCGGTCCCCTTAACGTTCCAGCACCGGGCAGGCGTCAGTCCGTATACATCGAATTACTTCTTCGCACGGACCTGTGTTTTTAGTAAACAGTCGCTTCTCCCTGGTCTCTGCGGCCCTCACCCCTAGTGAGCACGTCACTTCAAGGATTGGGCCCCCCTTCTCCCGAAGTTACGGGGGCATTTTGCCGAATTCCTTAACCACGATTCACTCGATCGCCTTAGTATTCTCTACCTAACCACCTGAGTCGGTTTAGGGTACGGGCGGCTCGAACCTCGCTAGAAGTTTTTCTCGGCAGCATAGGATCACCCTACTTCCCACATATGTGGTCACTATCAACTCTCAGCCTCAATGACTGGCGGATTTGCCTACCAGTCGGCCTACAGTCTTAGACGGGGACAACCATCGCCCCGCGGAGGCTACCTTCCTGCGTCACTCCCTCGCTTACCTACTACAAGATCGGGTCCCACGCTCCCCACCAACACGCACACCCGAAGGCGTACGAACATGATGGTTCGGGTGGTTAGCATCCCTTGGTTCGATATGGGCGGTCCTTCGCCGGTTCCGGAATATCAACCGGATGTCCATCGACTACGCCTGTCGGCCTCGCCTTAGGTCCCGACTTACCCAGGGCAGATTAGCTTGACCCTGGAACCCTTGGTTATTCGGCGGACGGGTTTCTCACCCGTCATTCGCTACTCATGCCTGCATTCTCACTCGTGTGGCCTCCACACCTGGATCACTCCGGCGCTTCACTGCCCACACGACGCTCCCCTACCCAACCACACCCCTGGACCACAAACACAAGGTTTGAAATCAGGGTGTCGTGTGATTGCCACAGCTTCGGTGGTGTGCTTGAGCCCCGCTACATTGTCGGCGCGGAATCACTTGACCAGTGAGCTATTACGCACTCTTTAAAGGGTGGCTGCTTCTAAGCCAACCTCCTGGTTGTCACAGCAACTCCACATCCTTTTCCACTTAGCACACGCTTAGGGACCTTAGCTGGTGATCTGGGCTGTTTCCCTCTCGACTATGAAGCTTATCCCCCACAGTCTCACTGCCACGCTCTCACTTACCGGCATTCGGAGTTTGGCTGACGTCAGTAACCTGGTGAGGCCCATCAGCCATCCAGTAGCTCTACCTCCGGCAAGAAACACGTGACGCTGCACCTAAATGCATTTCGGGGAGAACCAGCTATCACGGAGTTTGATTGGCCTTTCACCCCTACCCACAGCTCATCCCCTCAGTTTTCAACCTAAGTGGGTTCGGTCCTCCACGACGTCTTACCGTCGCTTCAACCTGGCCATGGGTAGATCACTCCGCTTCGGGTCTAGACCCAGCGACTATGGGCGCCCTCTTCGGACTCGCTTTCGCTACGGCTACCCCACCCGGGTTAACCTCGCCACTGAGCACTAACTCGCAGGCTCATTCTTCAAAAGGCACGCCATCACCCCAACAAGGAGGCTCTGACGGATTGTAAGCGCACGGTTTCAGGTACTATTTCACTCCCCTCCCGGGGTACTTTTCACCTTTCCCTCACGGTACTAGTCCGCTATCGGTCACCAGGGAATATTTAGGCTTAGCAGGTGGTCCTGCCAGATTCACACCGGATTTCACGGGCCCGGTGCTACTTGGGAACACGTCCAAGACAGTGACACATGTTTCGGCTACAGGACTTACACCCTCTCCGGTACACCATTCAAGATGTTTCGCCTACACGCGCCATTTCTAACTGCCCACCAACATGTCAGCATTGGTAAGAACGATCCCACAACCCCACGACTGCAACCCCTGACAGGTATCACACAACCGCGGTTTAGCCTCATCCGCTTTCGCTCGCCACTACTCACGGAATCACTCTTGTTTTCTCTTCCTGTGGGTACTGAGATGTTTCACTTCCCCACGTTCCCTCCACATACCCTATGAGTTCAGGTATGGGTCACACCACATGAATGGTGCGGGGTTCCCCCATTCGGAAATCCTCGGATCACAGTCTGGTTATCGACTCCCCGAGGCTTATCGCAGATTCCTACGTCCTTCATCGGTTCCTGGTGCCAAGGCATCCACCGTACGCTCTTAAAAACTTACACAAAAAAACTTCACAGAGCACTACAGATGCTTCGCGTCCACTATGCAATTCTCAAACAACACACAGCACCACCACCACCCACACCAACCCAGACCCACAAGCCCAGATTATTCAGTGCAGCCGGCGAACAGCCTGCCAACCCAGAAAAAACAACCCCAACCAACCACCACAACCCACGAAGGAGCTGTACCAGTCGCCGAAGATCGTTTCTTCAGGACCCAACAACGTGCCGACACCCCACACCCAGCAACCACCCCAACACCTTTCCACAACCCAGTCCAGCATCCATGATCACTCACATCAGCCGAACCACCGGTTCGTACTTGGTCGAGACAGCCACCCGGTCACGGGCACCATGATTGATGTTCCACCCTTGAGCAGGACCCCACCACACACGCGGTGATGAAAGGCCACTGTCGCTCCTTAGAAAGGAGGTGATCCAGCCGCACCTTCCGGTACGGCTACCTTGTTACGACTTAGTCCCAATCGCCAATCCCACCTTCGACGGCTCCCCCCACAAGGGTTAGGCCACCGGCTTCGGGTGTTACCGACTTTCGTGACTTGACGGGCGGTGTGTACAAGGCCCGGGAACGTATTCACCGCAGCACTGCTGATCTGCGATTACTAGCGACTCCAACTTCATGGGGTCGAGTTGCAGACCCCAATCCGAACTGAGACCGGTTTTAAGGGATTCGCTCCACCTCACGGTATCGCAGCCCTCTGTACCAGCCATTGTAGCATGCGTGAAGCCCAAGACATAAGGGGCATGATGATTTGACGTCATCCCCACCTTCCTCCGAGTTGACCCCGGCAGTCTCCCATGAGTCCCCACCATCACGTGCTGGCAACATGGAACGAGGGTTGCGCTCGTTGCGGGACTTAACCCAACATCTCACGACACGAGCTGACGACAACCATGCACCACCTGTACACCAGCCAAAAGGCACACACATCTCTGCATGCTTCCGGTGTATGTCAAGCCTTGGTAAGGTTCTTCGCGTTGCATCGAATTAATCCGCATGCTCCGCCGCTTGTGCGGGCCCCCGTCAATTCCTTTGAGTTTTAGCCTTGCGGCCGTACTCCCCAGGCGGGGCGCTTAATGCGTTAGCTGCGGCACGGAACTCGTGGAATGAGTCCCACACCTAGCGCCCAACGTTTACGGCATGGACTACCAGGGTATCTAATCCTGTTTGCTCCCCATGCTTTCGCTTCTCAGCGTCAGTGATGGCCCAGAGACCTGCCTTCGCCATCGGTGTTCCTCCTGATATCTGCGCATTTCACCGCTACACCAGGAATTCCAGTCTCCCCTACCATACTCTAGCCTGCCCGTACCCACTGCAGAACCGGAGTTAAGCCCCGGTCTTTCACAGCAGACGCGACAAACCGCCTACAAGCTCTTTACGCCCAATAATTCCGGACAACGCTCGCACCCTACGTATTACCGCGGCTGCTGGCACGTAGTTAGCCGGTGCTTCTTCTGCAGGTACCGTCACTCTCGCTTCGTCCCTACTGAAAGAGGTTTACAACCCGAAGGCCGTCATCCCTCACGCGGCGTCGCTGCATCAGGCTTTCGCCCATTGTGCAATATTCCCCACTGCTGCCTCCCGTAGGAGTCTGGGCCGTGTCTCAGTCCCAGTGTGGCCGGTCACCCTCTCAGGCCGGCTACCCGTCAAAGCCTTGGTAAGCCACTACCTCACCAACAAGCTGATAGGCCGCGAGTCCATCCTTCACCAAAAAATCTTTCCACACACAACCATGCGACCATGTATGAATATCCAGTATTAGACCTCGTTTCCAAGGCTTATCCCAGAGTGAAGGGCAGGTTACTCACGTGTTACTCACCCGTTCGCCACTAATCCACCCCAGCAAGCTGGAGCTTCATCGTTCGACTTGCATGTGTTAAGCACGCCGCCAGCGTTCGTCCTGAGCCAGGATCAAACTCTCCGTAAAAAAACAGAAAAACCATCCTGGCCGAAATTGATCAAGAGCATCCAAAAAAATGCTACTGAGTACAATCTCAACCAAACAAACATTTGGCATCAATCACTCGACACGCTGTTGAGTTCTCAAGAAACGATCGCTCACCTTGGTTCGGCTTCTCAGCCGCACTTTCCGGGGCAACCTCTTCAGGTTATCACCGCTTTTCTTCGCTTTCAAATCGGCTTTTTTCCGATTTCGAGCTCCGAGAGCGGTGGTTTCGCCTTGCGGATCCGGCCTTGCCTTGCGGCTTGTCCGTTCCCTCGCCGGGCGACTCGGAGAACATTACGCCGATCCCCGCGTGATGCCAAATCGGGGAGGGTGCGACCTGCGCCACACCCTCCCCGACCGTGACGGACGGCCGGAACTAAGCGGAATTCTGGGGCAGCCGCGCAGCCGCCTGGTGCTTGCGACCTCGCTTGATGACGGCCACCTGGCCGTGCAGGAAGTCGTTCTCGGTCAGGCTTGCCTCGACATCGGTGATTTTGTCGTTGTTGATCGAGATGCCACCGTCACCGATCAGCCGGCGCGCCGCGTTGCGGCTGTCAGCGATCCCGACGGCGATCAATGCCTCGACGATGCCCGTCCCGACCGCCACCTCGCCGCCAGGGAGCTCGGTGGTCGCATCACGCAGGGTGCGGGCGTCCAGAGCGGTGATGTCTCCCTTGCCGAACAACGCTTCGGACGCAGCCTGAACCGCCTCGGTCGCATCGGCGCCGTGCACCAGGGTGGTCGCAGCTGACGCGAGTGCGCGTTGGGCCACGCGCTTGAACGGTTCGTCCGCCACCTGGCGTTCGTACTCGGCGATCTCCTCGGAACCGAGGTCGCTGAACACCTTCAGCAGCTTCACCACTTCGGAGTCCTCGACGTTGACGAAGTACTGGTAGAAGGCGTACGGCGAGGTCATCTCCGGGTTCAGCCAGATGGCGTTGCCCTCCGACTTCCCGTACTTGCGTCCGGTCGAGTCCGTCAGCAGCGGCGAGGTTAACGCGTGCACATGCGCGGAGTCGGCCAGTCGCACCAGGTCCACGCCGGCGATCAGGTTGCCCCACTGATCGGAACCCCCGACCTGCAGCGTGCATCCGTGGGCGCGGTACAGATGCAGGTAGTCCAGCCCCTGCAGGATCTGGTAGCTGAACTCGGTGTAGCTGATACCCGTGTCCGAATTCAGCCGCGCCGAGACCGCGTCCTTCTTGATCATCGCGTTCACCCGGAAGTACTTGCCGTAGTCGCGCAGGAAGTCCAGGGCACTGATGCCCTCGGTCCAGTCCAGGTTGTTGACCATGGTGGCCGGGTTGTCACCGTCGAAGTCGAGGAATGACTCGGCTTGCGCGCGGATCGAGGCCACCGCATCGGCGACCTGATCCTTCGTGCGTAACACCCGCTCGCTGTCCGGCTTCGGGTCACCGATGAGACCGGTCGAACCACCGACGAGGCAGATCACCCGATGGCCCGCCTGCTGCAGCCGGCGAAGCTGCATCAACTGGACCAGGTTGCCGAAGTGGAGGGATGGAGCCGTCGGGTCGAAACCGCAATACACGGTGAGCTTCCCCTCGAGCGCTTCCCGCAGCGCGGCCTCGTCGGTGGTCTGCGCCACCAGGCCCCGCCACTGCAACTCGTCGAAGATGTTGCTCACGTGTCCGTCCTCCTTTTCTACCGCACGCAGGCTCCGTGCGTCGTTGATCGTGGTCAAAGCCTGCCTTACGGCCGGGCCGGCCTGCGACGCGGTTTCGCCGGCCGATACGCGGAGACGTACGGGTCCTCGGTGATCCAGAAGCGCCATGGGAACAACTCACCGTCGCCTCCCGGTCCGCTGACACCCACTCGTGGCCCGCTCGAAGTACATTTCGGGACCGTTGCAGGGACGAGCAGCAGGTCCGGCGCGGAACCCTCCATGGACATTCCGTCGTGCGTCCGGTCGAGCGCGAGCGCCTGCGCCAGGCGTCCGGGGCCCCGGGCCAGGTCGCGATCCGACACCCCGCCACGTCGCGATCGAGCCAGATCGACACCGTCCACGACCTCGCCCGCACGGATCAGCACCCCGTGGCCGGTGCCCTCCGGTCCGCACACGAGGTTCAGCGCGTGGTGCATCCCGTAGGTGAAGTACACGTACGCGTGCCCGACCGGGCCGAACATCGACGCATTGCGCGCGGTGCGACCCCGAAAGGTGTGCGCACCGGGGTCGTCACTGCCGGCGTACGCCTCGGCCTCGGTGATGCGGACGGTGACTCCGGCGTGCGAAATCAGGCAGCCGAGGACGTCGTGCGCCACCTGCGTGACCGGCGCGTCGGCGCGGGGACGCAGCCCGGCACCGCAGGGTTCGAGAGCGTCGCGGACCACTCTGTCAGGCCTTCACGACCCGCTGCTGTGACCACGAACGAGCCTGTGCCGCAACGATCTTGGATGCTTCGCGCTGCTCCTCGACGCGCTCCGGAGCGGTGCCACCCTGGGAGTTGCGCGACCCGAGCGATCCGGGCACGGTCAGCACCTCGCGCACCGCGGGAGTGAGCGCCGGATTGATCGCGGTCAGTTCGTCGTCCGTGAGATCCCACAGTTCCTTGTCCTGGGACTCGCAGACGCGGACGCACTCCCCCGCCATTTCGTGCGCGACCCGGAAGGGCGTGCCTTCCCGCACCAACCATTCCGCGATGTCGGTCGCAAGCGCGAAGCCCTGCGGGGCGAGCGCTTCGAGCCGGTCGGTGTCGAACACCATCGTGTCCACCATGCCTGCGAATGCAGGAAGGAGCACCTCCAGGGTGTCGACCGCGTCGAACACCGGTTCCTTGTCCTCCTGCAGGTCGCGGTTGTACGCGAGCGGGAGTGCCTTCAAGGTGGTCATCAGACCGGTGAGATCGCCGACCAGACGTCCGGCCTTGCCACGCGCGAGTTCGGCGACATCGGGGTTCTTCTTCTGCGGCATGATGCTCGACCCGGTCGAGTAGGAGTCGTCCAGCGTGATGAACGAGAACTCCTTGGTCGCCCAGAGCACGACCTCCTCGGCGATCCGGGAGATGTCCACCGCGGTCATCGCGGACACGAAGGCGAACTCGGCGACGAAGTCACGGCTCGCAGTTGCGTCGATGGAGTTCATCGCCGCCCTGCTGAACCCGAGGTCGGCAGCCACCGCACGTGGGTCGAGGCCGAGGCTGGAGCCGGCGAGCGCGCCCGAACCATAGGGCGATTCGTCGGCGCGCTTGTCCCAGTCGGCGAACCTCTGCACATCCCGCAACAATGCCCAGGCGTGCGCGAGCAGGTGGTGCGACAGCAGCACCGGCTGCGCGTGCTGCAGATGGGTGCGACCCGGCATGGCGACACCGTGGTGTCGTTCGGCCTGCCCGATGAGCGCGTCCACCACGTCGAGGACGAGAGCGCTGACGACACGGGCATGATCGCGCAGGTACATCCGGAAGAGGGTGGCGACCTGGTCGTTGCGGCTCCGGCCGGCACGCAGGCGTCCGCCGAGGTCGTCGCCGGCACGCTCGATGAGCCCGCGTTCGAGAGCGGTGTGGACGTCCTCGTCGTCGACTGCGGGTTCGAAAGCGCCGGTGCGGACGTCATCGAGCAACCGGTCGAGTGCGGCGATCATCCCGTCGCGCTGCGCATCGTCGAGCAGTCCGGCCGAGTGCAACACACGCGCGTGAGCCTTGGACCCGGCGATGTCGTAGGCGGCCAGTCGCCAGTCGAAGTGGGTGGACTTCGACAGTGCGGCGAGCGCGTCGGCCGGCCCCCCGGCGAACCGGCCTCCCCACAGACTCACGCGGTCGTTGCTCGGTACTTCGTTCGTCATGCCTGCCCTTGTGCGAGTTGGATGAAGTAGTCGCGGACCTGCGGGGCCGCTTGCTTGTTTCCGGCGATCACCATGATCGTGTCATCCCCGGCGATGGTCCCGACGACGTCCCGTGGACGCGCGTGGTCGATGGCCGACGCGAGCAGACTGGCGCCGCCCGGCGGCGTCTTGAGAACGACGAGGTTCTCGGACTGATCGGCCGACACCAAGAGATCAGCGCACATGCGTCGTAGTCGACCCTCCGGCTCGGCGAGGGTGGCCACCGCGGTGCCGTCGCCGCCCTCGGCGGCGACGGCGTACACCAGTTGTCCACCCTTACGGAGCTTGACCGCTCCGAGGTCGTCGAGATCGCGGGACAACGTCGCCTGGGTCACTGAAAATCCTTGTGCGGCAAGGATTTCCGACAGTTGTGTCTGGGATTGGACTTCCTCGCGAGCGAGCACATCCGCAATGGCGCGGTGCCGTGAGGCACGCGTGCCGGTGATCATGACGACTGCTCCAGCAGGAAGGCCATGAGTGCCTTCTGGGCGTGCAAGCGGTTCTCGGCCTCATCCCAGACCACCGAGCGCGGCCCGTCGATGACGTCGGCCGAGATCTCGAAACCGCGGTAGGCGGGCAGGCAGTGCATCACGATCGCGTCCGCGGCAGCGTGCCCGAGGAGTGTCTCGTCGAGCGCGAACCTCGCGAAGGGACTCTCGACGCCCTTGCGCGTCTGTGCCTCGGTCTCTTTGCCCATCGAGACCCAGGTGTCGGTGATGACGACGTCGGCCCCCCGGACAGCGGTGATCGGATCGTCGCCCACCGCAACCGAACCGCCGGTGTCCGCAGCAATCTCCTGCGCTCGCTCGAGGACTGCCGGCTGCGGACGGTGCGAACCCGGGGTGCCGATCCGCACGTGCATGCCGGCGAGTGACCCGCCGAGGAGGTAGGAATGCGCCATGTTGTTCGCGCCGTCGCCGACGTACGTGATGGTGAGGCCGGCGAGGTCTGCCTTGTGCTCCTTGATGGTCAGCAGGTCGGCGAGGATCTGGCAGGGGTGGAAGTCGTCGGTGAGAGCGTTGACCACCG
This is a stretch of genomic DNA from Yimella lutea. It encodes these proteins:
- the argF gene encoding ornithine carbamoyltransferase, which produces MTRHFLRDDDLTPAEQARVLDLAAQMKADRTARQPLVGPQAVAIIFDKPTLRTQLSFSTGVAELGGFPTVVDGNLAQIGTRESVADVARVLGRQVSLIVWRTFGQDRIEEMAQFAGVPVVNALTDDFHPCQILADLLTIKEHKADLAGLTITYVGDGANNMAHSYLLGGSLAGMHVRIGTPGSHRPQPAVLERAQEIAADTGGSVAVGDDPITAVRGADVVITDTWVSMGKETEAQTRKGVESPFARFALDETLLGHAAADAIVMHCLPAYRGFEISADVIDGPRSVVWDEAENRLHAQKALMAFLLEQSS
- the tyrS gene encoding tyrosine--tRNA ligase, with protein sequence MSNIFDELQWRGLVAQTTDEAALREALEGKLTVYCGFDPTAPSLHFGNLVQLMQLRRLQQAGHRVICLVGGSTGLIGDPKPDSERVLRTKDQVADAVASIRAQAESFLDFDGDNPATMVNNLDWTEGISALDFLRDYGKYFRVNAMIKKDAVSARLNSDTGISYTEFSYQILQGLDYLHLYRAHGCTLQVGGSDQWGNLIAGVDLVRLADSAHVHALTSPLLTDSTGRKYGKSEGNAIWLNPEMTSPYAFYQYFVNVEDSEVVKLLKVFSDLGSEEIAEYERQVADEPFKRVAQRALASAATTLVHGADATEAVQAASEALFGKGDITALDARTLRDATTELPGGEVAVGTGIVEALIAVGIADSRNAARRLIGDGGISINNDKITDVEASLTENDFLHGQVAVIKRGRKHQAAARLPQNSA
- the argR gene encoding arginine repressor, producing the protein MITGTRASRHRAIADVLAREEVQSQTQLSEILAAQGFSVTQATLSRDLDDLGAVKLRKGGQLVYAVAAEGGDGTAVATLAEPEGRLRRMCADLLVSADQSENLVVLKTPPGGASLLASAIDHARPRDVVGTIAGDDTIMVIAGNKQAAPQVRDYFIQLAQGQA
- the argH gene encoding argininosuccinate lyase, which codes for MTNEVPSNDRVSLWGGRFAGGPADALAALSKSTHFDWRLAAYDIAGSKAHARVLHSAGLLDDAQRDGMIAALDRLLDDVRTGAFEPAVDDEDVHTALERGLIERAGDDLGGRLRAGRSRNDQVATLFRMYLRDHARVVSALVLDVVDALIGQAERHHGVAMPGRTHLQHAQPVLLSHHLLAHAWALLRDVQRFADWDKRADESPYGSGALAGSSLGLDPRAVAADLGFSRAAMNSIDATASRDFVAEFAFVSAMTAVDISRIAEEVVLWATKEFSFITLDDSYSTGSSIMPQKKNPDVAELARGKAGRLVGDLTGLMTTLKALPLAYNRDLQEDKEPVFDAVDTLEVLLPAFAGMVDTMVFDTDRLEALAPQGFALATDIAEWLVREGTPFRVAHEMAGECVRVCESQDKELWDLTDDELTAINPALTPAVREVLTVPGSLGSRNSQGGTAPERVEEQREASKIVAAQARSWSQQRVVKA
- a CDS encoding DNA-3-methyladenine glycosylase, which translates into the protein MAHDVLGCLISHAGVTVRITEAEAYAGSDDPGAHTFRGRTARNASMFGPVGHAYVYFTYGMHHALNLVCGPEGTGHGVLIRAGEVVDGVDLARSRRGGVSDRDLARGPGRLAQALALDRTHDGMSMEGSAPDLLLVPATVPKCTSSGPRVGVSGPGGDGELFPWRFWITEDPYVSAYRPAKPRRRPARP